The sequence GCGATACACCATGAGGGCCACTTGGAACGAAGGGGAAAATGAAGGAATTAGATTGAAAGGAAAAGGATTGTTTGGATTGTAGAATCGTTTCAAAGGAATTTGAAGACACAAAAGTTTCCTTCAATCTTTTAGGAATTTTAACATGTGGACAAATCTAAAGTTTACAATTCATTTGAGAATTCCAATGCgtcttctctctctctaataACATCTACCTTGCTCtaagattcttttttttttttcaggtgaAGCTTCCAAATACTTTGTATGAGCAACTGTAGTGTTTGCCTACTCCATAAGATTAGAAAAAATTAGGCAACTCAAGCCCTTCAATTTACAActttcaagaaaaatatatcaagtttttttttttttaaaagattccATGGCCCCAAAGAGCCCTGCATGCATCAGGGGGCGTTCTCATTTGAGCATCACGAGAACAACGCCATCCCAAGCGGCGTCTCCCGTTCCATTCCGGCCATATAAACACCTCCAACCCACTCCGTTTCGGCAGCCATCGTCACTCCTCTTCACCTACAACCCGTTGCCAATGGCACCGTTCCGCGTGCCCCTACTCCTGTTGCTCTGCTCCTTCAACACGGGAGTGTgcttctttaattttttttaacaccagTACCTCTTCCTTGAAGCCTTCTATAGAGCTCTTATAATAGGGTGCGATGTTACGAGATCGATCCTGGACAGGTTGGCTCCACGACGGGGGGCCAAGTCAGCCGAGCCAAGGGAAAGTAGAATAGAGAAATTATGAAACGTTACATCTTACACGATTTTACGTCTAGACTAAAAAATGTGAGTGGCGATGTACCATAACAGCTATATATTAGCGATATCTCTCTCAACTGACAACTCAGTATATATGTGCATGCTCTACGGATGGGAACCGAGCATCATCCATCTTGAGTTGCCAGGGGCCACATAGCACCACTATTGTGCTATTCAATGGTAATAAGTCCAACTTTAGCCCTACGATAATTCATTAGTATCGTAACGCTACTGTTCCATAACATATAGCATATCGTCAGTTATTCAAAGCTAGAAGTAGAGGGATActctctcttcttcatcctcttctCCATGCCCAAAAATTGAAGCCCCCGGATAGATCCGTAGCTACACATAGTGTATTATCTGGCTTTGGTCAATTTTTTATGTTACTGAACACCTACGCTCTCATCCACATCACATTTGAACTTTTGCTAAATATATGAAGGCATAACTAAAAACAAACTAAAGGGATATCTAAGGGCATTTGATTTCACGGAAAAAATCCGTGAGTTTTTCTGCAAAAAAGAGAAGATTCCATGGCCCCACAAGCCTGGCAAGTTGTTCTTGGAGACCAAGCATACGTCAGGGGCACTCTCGTCAATTCGTCTCATTTGAACGCCACGGGCACAGCACCGTCACAAGCGCCGTCTCCCGTTCCATTCCGGCTATATAAACACCTCCAACCCACTCCGTTTCGGCAGCCATTGCCACTCCTCTCCACCTACAACCCGTTGCCAATGGCTCCGTTCCACGTgcccctcctcctcatcgtcccTCTGATCCTTCCACTTGCGCcgctcctctccgccgccgccgcctcccaccAGACCTCGCCGGCGAGCACCCACGcgcacctccaccaccacggccaccaccaccgctCCCCGATGATGACGGCCACAGCCCGCATCAACACTGCCCCCTCCATGCACCAAAACCACCTCGAGTCAGAGGAGGGCCAGTCGCTGCTCGTCCTCGACCCCTTCACCTTCGTGGCCGCTCAGGCTCCCTCCGGTGAAGAGGCCATGGCAGCGATGGGCGCGGCCGCTTCGGCGGCGGATCCCACGCTGCTCGACTCACCCCAAGCACCCTCACCGCCTCCTTCCTTCATCGCCGCCCCGGATCTGGCCTCCCTGGcccagccgcagccgcagccgcaagCGGAGTCGGAGGAGGCGGCTCCTCCACCCGTCGACGAACCGGCTGCCGGAACGACGACACTTCCACTCCCCACCCCCTACAGCGCGGCGGCGATGAGCCCTCCGCTTCCCATCCACGCCAGCGCGGCGGGGTTGGTGGCCTCCGGCGACTACCTCGGGCTGCAGCAGCTCGCGAGGGTCCTCACGTCGCTGGGGTACAATGAAATGGCGTCAGCAGCGGCGCTCCTCGACGATTCGCCGTCGGTCGCGAGGTGGCCCGGGGCCATCACCGTCTTCGCGGCCCCCGACGTCTTCCTCCAGGCCTCCTGCCCCGGGTGCTcgcgccaccacctcctcctggagcacatcgccctcggctacTTCCCCTActccgagctcgccgccgcgcccACCGTGAAGCTCCCGTCGGCGTCAGTAGGCTTCTGCCTCAACGTCGCCTCCGAGAAGGGGCCGTTCGCCATCCACCACGCCAGCCTCTACGTCGACGGCGTCGAGGTCTCCCACCCTGAGCTCTACAACGACGGCCGCTACGTCGTGCACGGCCTCCACggcttcttgccgccgctctCCCACACCTGCTTCGAAGGctcgcaccaccaccaccgccgccaccacctgACCGCCAAATCGGCCGCCACCTCCGCTGCTACTGCCGCCTCCGTCGTGCGCATCATGATCCGCGAGGCCATATCCCGCCTCCGCGACGGCGGCTTCGGCTTCGTGTCCCTGGCCATGCGCGTCAAGTTCACCGAGCTGGAGAAGTTCGCGAACCTGACGGTGTTCGCGCTCGACGACCAAGCCATCTTCACCGGAGGAGGCCACGACTACGTCTCGTCGGTGCGCTTTCACATCGTCCCCGGGTACCGCCTCTCCCGCGCCGACCTCTTGCGCCTCCGCCCCGGCACCATACTCCCCACCATGGCCGGCGAGGACCAGAAGCTCGTCATCACGCACGGCGCGGGCTCCGCTTCCAACGAGGTTCTGATCAACTACGTACCCCTGAAGGAACCTAACGTGGTGATCAATTCGCGCGTCGCTGTCCACGGTATCTACGTCCCGTTCCCCCGCCTCCACTTCGCTAACCTCGCCGCATCCGTGGCCGTCGCCTCCACCATCCAGGTGAACGGCACCTGCGGTGTTGGGGGACCCTTCGGCGACTGCGCCTCCTCAGCTATGACCTCTGCGACGATCCCGGATGCTCAAGGCTACGGCGAAGGGCAGTGATGTGTGTGCCCGTCTGTTTGTTTCTTCTGAGTTTCTTAGGATTTTCAGTTCTTCGCAGTTTGGCTGTTAATGGTAGATGTCTTGTTTGGTGACTCGTACGTATGGATGGTCATGATGCGTGATGAGTTCTGATAATGAAACTTCAGTCTTAGATGGTTCATGAATTTGATCGAGTACTGCAGGTTGAATGAAATCTTGAGAGAACTTTTGAGTGGTATGCTGATATCTGTCTGAAATTACAGATCGATTTCTATTCTGTGGTTTCTTTGGAATTTCAGCTTGCAACTTCGTTGTTGGATGAGAGATGTGTACTGTTCGGCAGTCATATTGATGGATGATCATGTGCGTGTTGAAATGCCATCACAGCCTCTTAGATGGTTCATGACTTGGGCAGAATACTGCCCGATGAATGAAATCTTCGTGGAAATTTGAATGGTCATGCTAATTCTTTCGGAAATTCGATGTCACATTTTGTTTTGCGTCTCTTGCCTTCGTTTCATATCTAGTTTTGTCCTAGCACACGTGCTCGATCTGTGAATGTCTAGTTCTGGGAAAAGCCTCAGGTTTTCGCACATTGTTCCAAGGCGATCAGGGTAGAGTCTTTGCTCCCAGCGCAGAAATTTGGGAGCACTGGCCACACAGGCGTAGCGCCACGCCTCCGATATTCGGTGGAAGGTATTCCTGCGCCGCCGTGCAGGGCTTGCATGTTCGCCGCCGGCCAACGGGAGCGTTCGGAGTCCGGAGTGCTGCTGCGCGGCTGGATGCAAGTCTAGCGGGCACCTGCCCTTGCGGACCCATTCCTGCGGGCCTTTGTCCTTGGATGCGCCGTGCACCGGAGTCGTGAAGGCTGTCCGCTCTTGGATCGTGCTCCAGCGGGTGGATGCGCGCGTTGCCATCCCTCCGAAAAGACTGTTTCACACGCGCGCGACACACCCATCACTCCCCCACTGACGGACCCCACTTtctactttttaaaaaaattccgaaaacttttctttaaaaaaatttttAGCAAATTTTTCTCGTTAATTTTTACTCAAAACTTACGGACACGACAAGGCATCGCTATTCCGTCCGACCCACCGGGCGCGAGCCTGGCCCGAACCCAAAAAAACGTACTCCAATCATGATTGTCCAACGTTTCTGCCAAACCAGCAGAGAGGCAACAAAGCACAAgaacaaattttataagatactAGATACTCTTATAAcatattatttatattatttatctCGTTATCTAATGattaaactaaaaaaaagaaaaaaataaatacatatcaccGTATATAAAAAAGTCTTTTACTTCGACTTAACTTTTGCCAAAGCCCCGTCGCTTCCTCCGCGATCCGCGCGTCCAAGCCGGCAACCATGCTACTACGCGCAGGCGAGCGCTCTCCACTGCAACTGTGGGTCCGTGGCAGGTGGCACTGTGGGTCCGCTGCGGTACTGCTCTTGGACTATAGCCATCGCGGTCACTCCATCTGCCAGTGGCATAACCTGCCGCGTCGCCGGTTACGCATGCAATGCCGCCCTGTTTACTTTTTTTGTTGAACAATGAGCAGGAGCAAGAATTCGGTATACTGTAAAGCCCGCCATGTTTATAAGGAGCCTTGGATCATGTGGATGCAGGGATATACACGAAGGACAATCATAGATTGGAGCAGCAATCGTGTAACTCGATTCGAGTTTTTTCCACGCAACCGGTCGCGAGGAAACCCCAACCATCTCGATGCCTGGAGGGCGAGCGCCGGTGCGGAGAAGGTGGGTGTTTCCTTGAACGGCCGCCTGCACTTCTTCCGGAACCGGATCCTCGACTTGGAAGAAGTCACCTGTCAACTGTGACTTTCCCACTCTACAGTATTAGTATAGTAGAGTAAACAGTATTGCTACAGTCTCGGTACACTAAAATCATCATAGTGATTTATGACCAGTAACCGCGCTGCTATATCATTGAAGTATTTTACTgtaaattactgttcaccctCTCATAAATTACTGTCCATTATATTGTTTAGATATGATTTTTTCATGCTAagtttttgtttgtttcagctgtagattgtgaaaaacagTTTATGGATTGTGTattgtaaaaaattatattgtaaaatctgaattgtaaaagctggattgtggattgttacaatctggtggAATGTAGATtactggattgttacaatctgtgtgttagattataataatccagtttttccaaccagctgtttgtttcagcttttagattgtGATCAGAATACAgttgtttatttcagct is a genomic window of Phragmites australis chromosome 24, lpPhrAust1.1, whole genome shotgun sequence containing:
- the LOC133907548 gene encoding uncharacterized protein LOC133907548: MAPFHVPLLLIVPLILPLAPLLSAAAASHQTSPASTHAHLHHHGHHHRSPMMTATARINTAPSMHQNHLESEEGQSLLVLDPFTFVAAQAPSGEEAMAAMGAAASAADPTLLDSPQAPSPPPSFIAAPDLASLAQPQPQPQAESEEAAPPPVDEPAAGTTTLPLPTPYSAAAMSPPLPIHASAAGLVASGDYLGLQQLARVLTSLGYNEMASAAALLDDSPSVARWPGAITVFAAPDVFLQASCPGCSRHHLLLEHIALGYFPYSELAAAPTVKLPSASVGFCLNVASEKGPFAIHHASLYVDGVEVSHPELYNDGRYVVHGLHGFLPPLSHTCFEGSHHHHRRHHLTAKSAATSAATAASVVRIMIREAISRLRDGGFGFVSLAMRVKFTELEKFANLTVFALDDQAIFTGGGHDYVSSVRFHIVPGYRLSRADLLRLRPGTILPTMAGEDQKLVITHGAGSASNEVLINYVPLKEPNVVINSRVAVHGIYVPFPRLHFANLAASVAVASTIQVNGTCGVGGPFGDCASSAMTSATIPDAQGYGEGQ